A single region of the Candidatus Poribacteria bacterium genome encodes:
- a CDS encoding Gfo/Idh/MocA family oxidoreductase — MVYMKIGIIGCGTISSAYFEGARKTDILEIKACADLRMEAAQAQSERYNCEARTVDELLADSEIELVVNLTIPRAHVDVGLQVLDAGKHVYSEKPLGVDIESGKQLIDTAAEKGLRVGSAPDTFLGAGIQTSRQVLDAGKIGRPIAGSAFMCGHGPEGWHPNPAFFYDIGGGPMLDMGPYYVTALVNILGPVKRVAAITTKGFEERIATSQALNSVRIPVNITTHLTGVMEFENGTIVTTIMSFDMWRQSLPCIEIYGETGSMTVPDPNGFGGPVNVCPASGDWEQEEIPFPNNARMIGVIDMVSAIRSGRTHRANGALAYHVLEVMLAFDKSSETGEHVIIESTTERPDPVPFGLKEWEID, encoded by the coding sequence ATAGTATACATGAAAATTGGAATTATTGGCTGTGGAACAATCAGCAGTGCCTATTTTGAAGGCGCACGAAAAACCGACATCTTAGAAATCAAAGCCTGCGCAGACCTCCGAATGGAAGCCGCACAAGCGCAATCTGAAAGATACAACTGCGAGGCACGCACCGTCGATGAATTGCTGGCAGATAGTGAAATTGAACTCGTCGTGAATCTCACTATTCCGCGGGCACACGTAGATGTTGGACTCCAAGTCTTGGACGCAGGCAAACACGTCTACAGCGAAAAACCACTTGGCGTGGACATCGAAAGTGGAAAGCAGCTCATTGATACCGCAGCAGAAAAAGGACTTCGTGTCGGTTCCGCCCCAGACACCTTCCTTGGTGCCGGGATCCAGACCTCACGGCAAGTGCTGGATGCCGGGAAAATTGGGAGACCCATCGCTGGCAGTGCGTTCATGTGTGGACACGGGCCGGAAGGCTGGCACCCGAATCCCGCTTTCTTTTACGACATCGGCGGCGGTCCGATGCTGGACATGGGACCATACTACGTGACGGCACTCGTTAACATCCTCGGCCCCGTCAAGCGCGTCGCAGCGATTACGACAAAGGGATTTGAGGAGCGAATTGCAACGAGTCAAGCATTGAATAGCGTGCGTATCCCCGTCAACATCACAACGCATCTGACAGGTGTGATGGAGTTTGAAAATGGAACAATTGTCACGACAATCATGAGTTTCGATATGTGGCGGCAGAGTTTACCCTGTATTGAAATCTACGGCGAAACCGGTTCGATGACGGTCCCCGATCCGAACGGATTCGGCGGACCCGTAAATGTCTGTCCAGCCAGTGGTGATTGGGAACAAGAGGAAATTCCTTTCCCGAACAACGCTCGAATGATTGGAGTTATCGATATGGTGTCCGCAATCCGTTCAGGGCGCACACACCGGGCAAATGGCGCATTGGCATATCATGTACTTGAAGTC
- a CDS encoding ThuA domain-containing protein: MAKKSRIVMVAGSASHGGGSHEHPAGCAFFADQLNKNVDGVEAVVSQGWPEDPATFADTDAIIVYSDGGAGHLSIPHLEQISGLMNQGMGLAMLHYAVEVPKGEPGDRFLDWIGGYFETHLSVNPYWTATFTGFPDHPITRGVEPFSLEDEWYYHMRFRENMEGVTPVLSAIAPESTLERPDGPHSGNPHVRESVAKGESQHLGWCVERPDGGRGFGFTGGHLHSNWADDTLRKFILNAIAWTAKMDVPEGGISTPTPTEAELNAYL, encoded by the coding sequence ATGGCGAAAAAATCTCGAATTGTTATGGTAGCAGGAAGCGCAAGTCATGGTGGTGGTTCGCATGAACATCCCGCTGGGTGTGCTTTTTTCGCGGATCAATTGAACAAAAATGTGGACGGTGTGGAAGCCGTCGTCTCTCAAGGGTGGCCCGAAGATCCAGCAACTTTCGCCGATACGGATGCAATTATTGTTTATTCAGATGGCGGTGCTGGGCATCTTAGCATTCCACACCTTGAACAGATATCTGGGTTAATGAATCAGGGCATGGGACTTGCGATGTTGCACTATGCAGTCGAAGTGCCGAAGGGTGAACCGGGAGATCGCTTCTTGGATTGGATCGGTGGCTACTTTGAGACGCACCTTTCAGTCAATCCGTACTGGACTGCGACCTTTACTGGCTTTCCTGACCATCCGATAACACGCGGGGTAGAGCCGTTTTCGTTGGAAGATGAGTGGTATTATCACATGCGGTTTCGTGAAAATATGGAAGGTGTGACACCTGTGCTGAGCGCAATCGCACCTGAATCAACACTCGAAAGACCCGATGGACCGCATAGCGGCAACCCGCATGTCCGAGAATCAGTGGCAAAAGGTGAGTCACAGCACTTAGGATGGTGTGTGGAGCGTCCAGATGGTGGGCGTGGCTTTGGATTTACTGGTGGACATCTCCATAGCAATTGGGCGGATGACACACTCCGTAAGTTCATTCTCAACGCGATTGCGTGGACAGCAAAAATGGATGTCCCTGAAGGGGGTATCTCTACGCCAACCCCGACGGAAGCAGAATTGAACGCGTATCTGTAG
- a CDS encoding amidohydrolase family protein, protein MEKFPIVDTHVHLWHPKQLRYPWLTEVPALNRPYLLKDYTDASGELEIESMVFVQCDTHPDDGLKETAWVTDLATTVEPRIQGIVAWAPLEEGKQVAPFVEKLAQNPIVKGIRRLIQSESVDFCVQPNFVSGVKVLSRYGLSFDICIFHPQLANAIRLVEQCPHVQFILDHIGKPDIKNQLFDPWKQEIQTLAALPNVHCKISGLVTEADLDTWTPDDLHPYIEHIIACFGFDRVIYGSDWPVSTQATDYPRWVQTLKEAVSGCSSEELRNLFRDNAIKFYRLDS, encoded by the coding sequence ATGGAGAAATTTCCAATCGTTGACACACACGTTCACCTCTGGCACCCCAAACAACTGCGATACCCATGGCTTACGGAAGTACCAGCCCTAAACAGACCTTATCTCCTAAAAGATTACACCGACGCGTCCGGCGAACTGGAAATCGAATCCATGGTCTTCGTGCAGTGCGATACACATCCCGATGACGGCTTGAAAGAGACAGCGTGGGTTACCGATCTCGCGACGACAGTAGAGCCACGGATTCAAGGCATCGTCGCATGGGCACCGCTCGAAGAAGGCAAACAGGTAGCCCCTTTCGTCGAAAAATTGGCACAAAACCCGATCGTCAAAGGTATCCGTCGCCTCATCCAATCCGAAAGCGTTGATTTCTGCGTTCAACCGAACTTTGTAAGCGGTGTCAAAGTGCTGTCTCGCTACGGATTGAGTTTTGACATCTGTATTTTCCATCCCCAACTCGCCAATGCAATTCGGTTAGTCGAACAGTGTCCGCATGTCCAATTCATCTTGGATCATATCGGCAAACCCGACATCAAAAACCAACTTTTTGATCCGTGGAAGCAGGAAATCCAGACACTTGCAGCGTTACCGAACGTTCACTGCAAAATATCAGGTCTGGTAACAGAGGCGGACCTTGACACGTGGACACCCGACGACCTACACCCCTATATTGAACACATCATCGCCTGTTTCGGTTTTGACCGCGTCATATACGGCAGTGACTGGCCCGTCTCCACGCAAGCGACTGATTATCCACGATGGGTGCAGACATTGAAAGAGGCTGTATCAGGATGTTCATCCGAGGAATTGCGTAACCTCTTCCGTGACAACGCCATCAAATTCTACAGGCTCGATTCATAG
- a CDS encoding malate synthase G: MGNRIEIGNLRIDGDLYALVRDEIAPGTGIEADAFWKAFGDIVAAFAPENKVLLEKRDVLQQQIDAWHLAREGEPIDGEAYAAFLTEIGYLLPEGRDFTVITEDVDTEISLISGPQLVVPTDNARYALNAANARWGSLYDALYGTDVIDESDGATRGTTYNPVRGAKVIAYTEQFLDEMTGLETGGFSDVTHFSLETVRGEQQLRATLRDGSEVGLADPTKFVGFTQDNGELSAVLLRNHGLHIEIRIDREHPVGKAHPAGVVDVILESAITTIQDCEDSVAAVDAADKVRVYSNWNGIMKGTLETTFEKNGEMLTRRLAPDKTFTALDGSTLTLPGRSLLLIRNVGLHMYTDAVTTAEGDEIPEGILDAMVTSFAAMHDLQGNGLHTNSKTGSIYIVKPKFHGPEEVDMTIRMFEWMESALGLPTNTIKIGIMDEERRTTVNLKEAIRVAHERLVFINTGFLDRTGDEIHTSMEAGPMTPKMDIRNEPWMLAYEDWNVDIGIETALLGTAQIGKGMWTKPDHMAEMVETKVNHPLAGATTAWVPSPTAATLHAMHYHRVDVGNWIKELSARQRASMADLLTPPLLRERQLQPDEIQQELDNNAQGILGYVVRWVDQGIGCSKVPDINDVGLMEDRATLRISSQHIANWLHHGIVTKEQVTETFQRMAKIVDGQNAGDSNYRDMSANYDESVAFQAALDLVFKGCELPNGYTEFVLHPRRREVKSGS; encoded by the coding sequence ATGGGAAACCGAATTGAAATCGGTAACCTCAGGATAGATGGAGATTTGTACGCATTGGTGCGAGATGAGATCGCACCCGGCACGGGAATAGAAGCAGATGCCTTCTGGAAAGCGTTTGGCGACATCGTTGCGGCGTTCGCACCTGAAAACAAGGTGTTATTGGAAAAACGGGATGTGCTTCAGCAACAGATCGACGCGTGGCATCTGGCACGCGAAGGTGAACCGATTGACGGCGAGGCGTATGCAGCGTTCCTTACCGAGATAGGCTATCTGCTCCCTGAAGGACGGGATTTTACTGTGATTACCGAGGACGTTGACACAGAGATTTCGCTCATCTCAGGTCCGCAGTTGGTTGTGCCGACCGATAACGCTCGCTATGCGCTGAACGCGGCGAACGCTCGCTGGGGAAGCCTCTACGATGCACTCTACGGCACCGATGTTATTGATGAGTCGGACGGTGCTACACGGGGGACTACCTATAACCCTGTCCGGGGTGCAAAGGTCATCGCGTACACCGAACAGTTTTTAGATGAGATGACGGGGCTTGAAACTGGGGGTTTCTCTGACGTTACGCACTTCTCTCTCGAAACCGTTCGGGGTGAGCAACAGTTACGCGCTACACTCCGGGATGGCAGTGAAGTCGGTTTAGCAGATCCAACTAAATTTGTAGGTTTTACCCAAGACAACGGTGAACTCAGTGCTGTCCTACTTCGGAACCACGGACTACACATTGAGATTCGGATAGACCGAGAACATCCGGTAGGGAAAGCACATCCTGCTGGTGTTGTTGATGTTATCCTTGAATCCGCAATCACGACGATTCAGGATTGCGAGGATTCCGTGGCGGCAGTAGATGCGGCAGATAAGGTGCGCGTCTATAGCAACTGGAACGGTATCATGAAGGGGACGCTGGAGACGACGTTTGAGAAAAACGGCGAAATGCTGACCCGTCGCCTCGCGCCGGATAAGACGTTTACCGCCCTCGATGGAAGCACGCTGACGTTACCGGGTAGGAGTCTTCTCTTAATTCGGAACGTTGGTCTCCACATGTACACGGATGCCGTCACGACAGCAGAGGGCGACGAAATTCCCGAAGGCATCCTTGATGCCATGGTAACGAGTTTCGCCGCAATGCATGACCTCCAAGGCAATGGTCTCCATACCAATAGTAAAACGGGTAGTATCTACATCGTCAAGCCGAAGTTCCACGGACCCGAAGAAGTGGATATGACAATTCGGATGTTTGAGTGGATGGAGTCTGCACTCGGGCTTCCGACGAATACTATTAAAATTGGGATTATGGATGAAGAACGGCGCACGACTGTCAACCTCAAAGAAGCGATCCGGGTGGCACATGAGCGACTCGTCTTTATTAACACCGGATTTTTGGATAGAACCGGTGATGAAATCCATACGAGTATGGAAGCGGGACCCATGACCCCCAAAATGGACATTCGCAACGAGCCGTGGATGCTTGCTTATGAGGATTGGAACGTTGATATTGGAATTGAAACCGCTTTGCTTGGTACTGCACAGATTGGGAAGGGGATGTGGACGAAACCTGACCACATGGCGGAGATGGTTGAAACGAAGGTGAATCATCCGTTAGCGGGTGCGACAACCGCATGGGTGCCGTCGCCGACAGCCGCAACGCTTCATGCGATGCACTACCACCGGGTTGATGTTGGAAACTGGATAAAGGAATTGTCCGCGAGGCAGCGCGCGAGTATGGCAGATCTGTTGACACCACCCCTATTAAGGGAACGCCAGTTGCAACCCGATGAGATTCAGCAAGAATTGGATAACAACGCACAGGGTATCTTAGGATACGTTGTCCGGTGGGTGGATCAGGGTATTGGCTGCTCAAAGGTACCAGATATTAACGATGTCGGCTTGATGGAGGATCGGGCGACCCTACGGATTTCGAGTCAACACATTGCGAATTGGCTGCACCACGGGATCGTTACGAAGGAGCAGGTAACCGAGACGTTCCAACGGATGGCAAAGATTGTTGACGGACAAAACGCCGGTGACTCGAATTATCGGGACATGTCTGCAAACTATGACGAGAGTGTCGCATTTCAGGCGGCTTTGGATCTGGTTTTCAAAGGGTGTGAGCTGCCGAACGGATATACGGAGTTTGTGCTGCATCCGCGCCGACGGGAGGTTAAATCTGGCAGTTAG
- a CDS encoding type II toxin-antitoxin system VapC family toxin, which yields MRYLLDTHTLLWFITEDEELSDRARRLILDSNNEIFLSIASLWERAIKVNIGKLALDQPFEQLFPKELHFHKMRILDITVDNLVRLITLPSHHRDPFDRLIIAQALDEKIPIISVDTRFDRYGVNREW from the coding sequence GTGAGATACTTGCTGGATACACATACGCTGCTTTGGTTTATTACCGAAGATGAAGAACTCAGTGACAGAGCACGCCGGTTGATTCTGGATTCTAACAATGAAATTTTCCTCAGCATCGCGAGCCTCTGGGAGAGAGCAATCAAGGTCAATATAGGAAAACTCGCTTTGGACCAACCTTTTGAACAATTATTTCCGAAGGAGCTGCATTTCCATAAGATGAGAATTTTGGATATTACAGTTGACAACCTCGTCCGATTGATTACGCTACCTTCCCATCACCGGGATCCGTTTGACCGTTTGATAATCGCTCAAGCACTTGATGAAAAAATTCCAATAATTAGCGTAGACACCAGATTTGATCGTTACGGCGTAAATAGAGAATGGTGA
- a CDS encoding phytanoyl-CoA dioxygenase family protein → MDQEIQDYLFDLQGYLVLENAISEDDLEKMNAWIDKHWEYVEHPWEENGDDRRIPRWIGNIETHTYNIENGVNFQNIIEGGEVFQKLIDHPAWVGLVRKYVHEVNGLSIHENFLNVRGPGGFIHIHCGGHVPLSYLTFRQENTGEWMVGQINVLMALNDIGPGDGAPVLVPGSHKCTEIHPRLKHDGKGLVYDGITGKPAGTAFGTKEIYLKAGDVVMFTDAITHGSAERTNEGYRRSIVYRYSPRYVRERFDYPHSEALLARLTPDQRKIIQPMSLRRPPQVV, encoded by the coding sequence ATGGATCAAGAGATACAAGATTATCTATTCGACTTGCAAGGCTATCTGGTTTTAGAAAATGCGATCTCGGAAGACGACTTGGAGAAGATGAACGCGTGGATTGATAAACATTGGGAGTACGTTGAGCATCCGTGGGAGGAAAACGGAGACGACAGACGGATTCCGCGTTGGATTGGGAACATTGAAACGCATACTTACAACATTGAAAATGGCGTGAATTTCCAGAATATCATTGAGGGTGGTGAGGTTTTTCAGAAGTTGATTGACCATCCCGCATGGGTTGGGCTGGTACGGAAATACGTCCATGAAGTCAATGGGCTTTCTATCCACGAGAATTTCCTTAACGTCCGCGGTCCCGGCGGTTTCATTCATATCCACTGTGGTGGACACGTCCCGCTGAGTTATCTGACCTTCCGGCAAGAAAACACAGGTGAATGGATGGTGGGACAGATTAACGTCCTAATGGCACTGAACGATATTGGACCGGGAGATGGCGCGCCGGTACTCGTTCCGGGAAGCCATAAATGTACTGAGATACATCCGCGTTTGAAGCACGACGGGAAAGGCTTGGTTTATGATGGCATAACCGGTAAACCCGCAGGAACAGCTTTTGGAACAAAAGAAATCTATCTCAAGGCAGGCGATGTCGTCATGTTCACAGACGCGATTACACACGGCTCGGCAGAACGGACGAATGAAGGGTATCGTCGATCAATTGTCTACCGCTATTCTCCGAGGTATGTCCGTGAACGTTTCGACTATCCACATTCAGAGGCGTTATTGGCACGTTTAACCCCAGATCAACGCAAGATTATCCAACCAATGTCGCTACGTCGTCCGCCGCAGGTTGTGTGA